One genomic window of Candidatus Kuenenia stuttgartiensis includes the following:
- a CDS encoding B12-binding domain-containing radical SAM protein — protein MNAPLSACLFTGYIASVLRENKLTVEVANAHLYDWSIEETITHIIANKQLQLLCVHTVYLWERTMDIFDMLSTLKTANEALHINLYGYFPTFAYKNILTDYPFVDSVTVGEPEFTTLDLARGIVSGNRTSTEIQGSNTLLKKKRNPLSCPPLANPGNEVRRSVFPDGMNIAGLASKDKDGRVVFTPRPPIHNLDQLPYPCRQDVTLCQKKGIVTYIQGSRGCYGHCAFCYLNPFYEQTSLWRGRSANNIFDEIFKLHTKYSIENFYFSDANFFGPGKYGSERASALADLILANGLNIRFGFECRVNDIEEKTIEKLVMAGLANVFLGLESGDDNSLKRFKKHTTSEENKKAIRLLRNYGIEPTFGFIMFEPHATMQSIRNNFEFLKETGIMTSPAVTAHLLHHRQTVFQGTPAYQSMMQSQTKLDDSFSPYEIFYKIKDLKADAFSVIITNICKDILALLPHTFVECNDMLSDTRFDYPLLKKLNDALITAFEDILHKFESASIVPNGEYFHSTHREIINDIQSLLLHANALHETK, from the coding sequence GTGAATGCCCCGTTATCAGCATGCCTGTTTACAGGATATATTGCCTCTGTTTTACGGGAAAACAAGCTTACGGTCGAAGTTGCCAATGCACATCTTTATGACTGGTCAATAGAAGAAACCATTACACATATCATCGCAAACAAACAATTACAGCTTCTGTGTGTCCATACCGTATATCTGTGGGAAAGGACCATGGATATATTTGATATGCTCTCAACACTGAAAACGGCGAATGAAGCCTTACACATCAATCTCTACGGTTATTTTCCCACGTTTGCTTATAAAAATATTCTTACTGATTATCCATTTGTTGATTCTGTGACGGTTGGCGAACCTGAATTTACAACCCTTGACCTTGCAAGAGGTATTGTATCGGGAAATCGTACTTCAACGGAAATCCAGGGAAGCAATACATTATTAAAAAAGAAGAGAAACCCCCTCTCTTGCCCCCCCCTTGCGAATCCGGGGAATGAGGTAAGAAGAAGTGTATTCCCTGATGGAATGAATATTGCCGGGCTTGCTTCCAAGGATAAAGACGGGAGGGTCGTTTTTACGCCCAGGCCTCCTATCCATAATTTAGACCAGCTACCCTATCCTTGCCGGCAGGATGTTACTCTCTGTCAGAAAAAGGGTATTGTTACGTATATACAAGGAAGCCGGGGATGTTACGGGCATTGTGCCTTTTGCTACCTGAATCCCTTTTATGAGCAAACAAGCCTATGGCGCGGCAGAAGCGCAAATAATATATTTGATGAAATCTTCAAATTACACACCAAATACTCTATTGAAAACTTCTATTTTTCAGATGCTAACTTTTTTGGCCCCGGGAAATATGGAAGTGAACGTGCGTCTGCCCTTGCGGATCTTATTCTTGCAAACGGTTTAAATATCCGATTCGGCTTTGAATGCCGCGTCAACGATATTGAAGAAAAAACAATAGAAAAACTGGTCATGGCAGGACTTGCCAATGTATTTCTTGGTCTGGAAAGCGGCGATGACAATTCTCTGAAACGATTTAAAAAACACACAACTTCTGAGGAAAATAAAAAGGCTATTCGTCTGTTAAGAAATTACGGAATAGAGCCAACCTTTGGTTTTATTATGTTTGAACCACATGCTACCATGCAAAGCATACGCAATAATTTTGAATTTCTGAAAGAAACAGGCATTATGACTTCACCAGCAGTCACCGCTCATTTGCTCCACCACAGGCAAACAGTTTTCCAGGGAACGCCTGCATATCAATCAATGATGCAATCGCAGACAAAACTTGATGACTCATTTTCACCCTATGAAATCTTTTATAAAATAAAGGATTTAAAGGCGGATGCATTTTCCGTAATTATTACAAACATATGCAAAGATATTTTAGCCCTCTTGCCTCATACCTTTGTTGAATGCAACGACATGTTATCGGATACCCGCTTTGATTATCCTTTATTAAAAAAATTAAACGACGCATTGATCACCGCATTTGAAGATATCCTGCATAAATTCGAAAGTGCCTCCATTGTTCCCAACGGTGAATATTTTCATTCCACACACAGGGAAATAATAAACGATATTCAATCATTACTGTTGCATGCAAATGCCTTACATGAGACCAAATGA
- a CDS encoding methyltransferase, with product MNEINHLQFEYLLQLSSAYWKSQVLFTAIELDIFTAIGNKHLAAEELAHSINANAKATEKILDALVSLDLLVKQEKLYQNSPIANSYLIKGKPFYQGNAIHHFNNIAENWTMLSQTVKTGEAVVLKDLPEEADPHDLKDFITAMQNIASVKSHDICATIPLKNPRNMLDIAGGPGTYSIEFVKKYPELHAVIFDLKHVTKLTHDFIQAAGLQERIKVQAGNCLEDDFGTNCYDTILVSNLLHIYNPENNITILKKCWKALQNEGTLIIHEFVLDETKTHPQFAALFSLNMLIGTQEGASYSETEYRSWLKTVGCNKITRTDLQSNSSLIIGKK from the coding sequence ATGAATGAAATAAATCATTTACAATTTGAGTACTTACTTCAACTCAGCTCCGCCTACTGGAAGTCACAAGTACTATTTACCGCAATAGAATTAGATATCTTCACCGCCATTGGCAATAAACATTTAGCCGCAGAAGAACTCGCGCATAGCATTAATGCAAATGCAAAGGCAACGGAAAAGATACTCGACGCCCTTGTTTCACTCGATCTCCTTGTGAAACAGGAAAAGCTTTATCAAAATTCACCAATAGCGAATTCCTATCTCATCAAAGGGAAACCCTTTTACCAGGGTAACGCCATCCACCATTTTAACAATATCGCTGAAAACTGGACTATGCTGTCCCAAACGGTGAAAACTGGAGAGGCGGTCGTGTTAAAAGATTTGCCGGAAGAGGCAGACCCGCATGATTTAAAAGACTTTATTACCGCAATGCAAAATATTGCATCGGTAAAATCACACGATATATGCGCCACAATACCTTTAAAGAACCCTAGAAATATGCTTGATATTGCCGGAGGCCCGGGCACGTATTCCATCGAATTTGTAAAGAAATATCCTGAATTGCACGCGGTAATCTTTGACCTGAAACACGTAACAAAATTAACACATGATTTTATTCAGGCCGCAGGGTTACAGGAAAGGATAAAAGTACAGGCGGGAAACTGCCTTGAAGATGATTTTGGCACTAATTGTTACGACACAATTCTCGTTTCCAATTTATTACACATATACAACCCTGAGAATAATATAACAATACTCAAAAAATGCTGGAAGGCATTGCAAAATGAGGGCACGTTAATTATTCATGAATTTGTTCTTGATGAAACAAAAACACATCCTCAGTTTGCCGCACTTTTTAGTCTTAATATGCTCATCGGTACACAGGAAGGGGCGTCTTATAGCGAGACAGAGTATCGTTCCTGGCTGAAAACAGTTGGTTGTAACAAAATCACACGCACCGATCTGCAATCAAACTCTTCGTTAATTATTGGCAAAAAATAA